The window GGTCGAGACGGTCGAGGACGCCCGCGACGTCTCCGAGCTCGCCCGCTCGTACGCGACCGTGATCGTCTTAGACGAGGAGTTCGCCGGGCTCGACGTCGAGGGCGACGTCCACGTCCGACCGGACGCCCTCGACGAGCCCGCCGAGACCGTCCCGGAGCGCCTGCTCGCGTTCTTCGCCGCGAACCGCGAGCGGCTGGAGGCGGCCGCGGCGGTCCACGAGGCGGCCGCGGCGGCGGGCGACCCCGTCGCCGACGGCGACCCCGCCGCGGACCCCGACCGCCTCCGCGACGCGCTCGCGCGGCTCGACGACGACGGGACGATCGTCGGCGACGAGGAGCTGACCCGCCTGACCGCCGCCGTCGACGACCTCGACGCCGCGGTGTCGACCGCGGAGTCGGTCGCCGACGACCGCCTCCGGGAGGCGATCCGCGAGCGCGACGTGACCATCGAGGGGACCGACTTCCTCTCCTTAGTCGAGCAGGGCGCCCGCGTCGACTCCCTCTTAGACCGCGAGCTCGCCGACGAGTACGACGAGGCGATGGCCCGCGCCCGCGAGCACCTCGCCGACGCACTTCGCTTGGAGCCCGAGGAGGCGGAGCTCGCCGACCGCGTCTTCGGCGGCGACCCCTCGTTCCCGGTCGACCACGACGAGGGCGCCGTCTCGCGGCTCAAGACCGAGATCTCGGCCGCGCGCGACCGGCGGGCCGCCCGGCTGAAGGCCGAGCTCGCGAGCGACCTCGGCGACCTCCGCGAGCCGGTGGAGACGCTCGTCCGGGACGCCCTCGAACTCGACGTGGAGCTCGCGATCGCGCGGTTCGCCGACGACTTCGACTGCGTCATGCCCGAGGTGGTCGACCCCGGATCGCCCGACTCGGGCTTCCGCATCGAGGGCGGGCGCTCTCCCCTCCTCGACGTCGACTTCGCCGACGCCGAGCCGGTCGACTACGCCGTCTCCGGCGCGACGCTGCTCTCCGGCGTCAACTCCGGCGGGAAGACCTCGACGCTCGATCTGGTCGCCTTGGTCGTCGTGCTCGCGCAGATGGGGATGCCCGTCCCCGCCGCGTCGGCGACGGTCGAACGCTTCGAGGAGGTCCACTACTACGCCAAATCGCAGGGCACCCTCGACGCGGGCGCGTTCGAGGCGACCCTCCGCGACTTCGGCGACCTCGTCGAGGGCGCGGACGGTCGGCTCGTGTTGGTCGACGAGCTGGAGTCTATCACCGAGCCCGGCGCCTCCGCGAAGATCATCGCGGGCATCCTCGAGGCGCTCGACGGGCAGGACGCGACGGCAGTCTTCGTCTCCCACCTCGCCCGCGAGATCCGCGACGCGGCCGACTTCGACGTCGCCGTCGACGGCATCGAGGCCGAGGGGCTCGTCGACGGCGAGCTGCGGGTGAACCGGTCGCCGCGGAAGGGTCACCTCGCGCGGTCGACGCCGGAGCTCATCGTCGAGAAGCTCGCCGGCGACCGCGACACGGAGTTCTACGGGGACTTACTGGAGAAGTTCTGAGACGGGGGCGCCCCGTCGGCGGCTCTCCCGGTCCCAGCCGCCGCCCTCAGTCGGCGTCGCGCTCGGCCGTGACCGTGATCTCGACGTCGAGCGGCGCGGGGAGCCGCGACACCTCCACGCAGGTCCGCGCCGGGTACGGCTCCGAGAGGAACGCCCGGTACGCC is drawn from Halorubrum sp. CBA1229 and contains these coding sequences:
- a CDS encoding helix-hairpin-helix domain-containing protein, coding for MELEAIPGVGAKTAAALRELDDPAATVESGDVAAIARAPGVNEARAARIARGAIRRRHGDDGRVLATDRAREVYREAIDLLRERTVTDYAAKRLETFYPSASASRIAEAQSFVESAIERDPDPAVREALAGVEPLTDPPTVRVRDRCLATADAETLARAEAAVPELSVETVEDARDVSELARSYATVIVLDEEFAGLDVEGDVHVRPDALDEPAETVPERLLAFFAANRERLEAAAAVHEAAAAAGDPVADGDPAADPDRLRDALARLDDDGTIVGDEELTRLTAAVDDLDAAVSTAESVADDRLREAIRERDVTIEGTDFLSLVEQGARVDSLLDRELADEYDEAMARAREHLADALRLEPEEAELADRVFGGDPSFPVDHDEGAVSRLKTEISAARDRRAARLKAELASDLGDLREPVETLVRDALELDVELAIARFADDFDCVMPEVVDPGSPDSGFRIEGGRSPLLDVDFADAEPVDYAVSGATLLSGVNSGGKTSTLDLVALVVVLAQMGMPVPAASATVERFEEVHYYAKSQGTLDAGAFEATLRDFGDLVEGADGRLVLVDELESITEPGASAKIIAGILEALDGQDATAVFVSHLAREIRDAADFDVAVDGIEAEGLVDGELRVNRSPRKGHLARSTPELIVEKLAGDRDTEFYGDLLEKF